One part of the Mariniblastus fucicola genome encodes these proteins:
- a CDS encoding PDZ domain-containing protein — protein MKSILSTLLATGLTFVFAITCVAQDEAVKASAAAIRYASQSVVQIDTVGGLTPQGQSRSTAAFSGTVVSADGLIVTASYNLLHQPASVFVKFPAADGERPDATERVAAEIVATDSSRNLTLLKIDRDEMVPITFANETSVRVGERAIAIGKSVSMRDANVSFGIVSAKGRIWNRATQTDAKISRQNYGGPLVTLSGQAIGILVPMQHSSSEVAAGSQWYDSGIGFAANVDAESDAFKRFLGGESLRAGLIGVSFEGQDENADPAKVSFCLPTSPAGKAGLKVGDTIVKAAGKLIVRQAQFKHLIGPLYEKETLSVVVERDGKTLEFGIELAGEIDPYVEPEFGVLLRLATEVPIIETVIPESPAAEAELKSEDVITKVNDAEIASADEFREAHRQLVVGEPISLEVERAGKSIELSLTPRRQLADILKTVPLRNTGAAREFESIEIAVAEGSNKCLAFVPQSDDADEEDAESKRPQPPVLVWVPSPGPVDAKAMFRKFENFCSTNDALVLIPQSVDPEKWLPDDASVIAKALDRLAQRASFDPRRVAIAGKGPGGEMALLTAFSNRKLFAGVAMIDAELSTSQPNLQSLPSTKLHLMVLGAEGNQESIQFFREKGFSIFEDPSSANALERLAIWLRTLDRL, from the coding sequence TTGAAATCGATCCTTTCAACTTTGCTCGCAACCGGATTGACTTTCGTTTTCGCGATTACTTGCGTCGCGCAGGATGAAGCGGTTAAAGCTTCCGCGGCAGCGATCCGCTACGCTTCTCAATCTGTCGTTCAGATCGACACCGTCGGCGGGCTGACTCCGCAAGGCCAGTCGCGATCGACGGCTGCTTTTTCCGGGACCGTCGTGTCGGCAGACGGCTTGATCGTCACCGCCAGCTACAACTTGCTCCACCAACCGGCCAGCGTTTTCGTCAAGTTTCCAGCTGCTGATGGTGAAAGACCTGACGCTACCGAACGCGTGGCGGCAGAGATCGTTGCCACGGATTCCAGCCGTAACCTGACGCTGTTGAAAATCGACCGAGACGAAATGGTTCCGATTACGTTCGCGAACGAGACCAGCGTTCGCGTCGGTGAGCGGGCGATTGCGATTGGAAAAAGCGTTTCGATGCGAGACGCAAATGTCTCTTTCGGGATCGTGAGTGCCAAAGGCAGGATTTGGAACCGGGCCACTCAAACCGATGCCAAAATTTCACGTCAAAACTATGGCGGGCCGCTCGTCACGCTTTCCGGACAGGCCATTGGGATTCTCGTTCCGATGCAGCACAGTAGCTCGGAAGTTGCCGCAGGATCGCAGTGGTACGATTCAGGCATCGGTTTCGCCGCGAACGTCGATGCGGAGTCAGATGCGTTCAAGCGATTTCTTGGTGGTGAATCGCTGCGAGCCGGACTGATTGGAGTGTCGTTTGAAGGCCAGGACGAGAACGCGGATCCGGCCAAAGTTTCTTTTTGTCTACCGACTTCACCGGCTGGCAAAGCGGGTTTGAAAGTCGGCGACACGATCGTAAAAGCCGCAGGAAAGCTGATCGTTCGGCAGGCGCAATTCAAACACTTGATCGGCCCACTGTACGAAAAAGAAACGCTTTCCGTCGTCGTTGAACGAGACGGTAAAACTCTGGAATTCGGGATTGAACTGGCTGGCGAGATTGACCCCTACGTCGAGCCAGAGTTTGGCGTTCTGTTGCGGCTGGCCACAGAAGTTCCAATCATCGAGACTGTCATTCCCGAGTCTCCTGCCGCGGAAGCGGAACTGAAATCCGAGGACGTGATCACGAAAGTTAACGATGCGGAAATCGCTTCGGCTGACGAGTTCCGTGAAGCTCATAGGCAGCTGGTTGTTGGCGAGCCAATCAGCCTTGAGGTAGAGCGCGCGGGAAAATCCATCGAGTTGTCGCTCACACCGCGCCGACAACTGGCTGATATTTTGAAAACTGTACCGTTGCGGAACACGGGTGCGGCACGCGAATTCGAATCGATTGAGATTGCCGTCGCGGAAGGATCCAATAAATGTCTCGCTTTCGTGCCCCAGTCAGATGACGCGGATGAAGAGGATGCCGAATCGAAACGTCCTCAACCTCCAGTGCTGGTTTGGGTGCCTTCGCCCGGGCCAGTCGATGCGAAAGCCATGTTTCGGAAATTCGAAAACTTTTGCTCGACGAACGATGCGCTTGTCCTGATCCCGCAGTCGGTCGATCCGGAGAAATGGCTTCCGGATGACGCGTCCGTGATCGCGAAAGCTCTGGATCGACTCGCCCAGCGTGCTTCTTTTGATCCGCGTCGGGTCGCAATTGCGGGCAAAGGCCCGGGCGGCGAAATGGCGTTGCTGACTGCATTTTCCAATCGAAAGTTGTTCGCGGGCGTCGCCATGATCGATGCCGAACTTTCGACCAGCCAGCCAAACCTGCAGTCTCTCCCGTCGACAAAGTTGCATCTGATGGTGCTTGGCGCCGAGGGCAACCAGGAGAGCATTCAGTTCTTTCGCGAGAAGGGATTTTCGATTTTCGAAGATCCGAGTTCAGCCAATGCCCTCGAGCGGTTGGCGATTTGGCTCAGAACGCTCGATCGACTGTAA
- a CDS encoding ion transporter, which translates to MPKKDIDKPPVLSPAREKLHQIIFGADTFWGLVFDVVLLIAIVASIIVACLQTVKNIGWSGDDHGPGPFYWPLFYASWGFTVLFTIEYAMRLYCVRRPIRYIRSSWGIIDLLSFLPDYILLYLNASDFGRAFSAIRSLRLLRVFRIFQLGWFQEEADELGSAIWRSRGKIIVFLATVMVIVTVAGTVMYEVEYAWKKEKSEFTSIPEAIYWAIVTMTTVGYGDIVPKSVAGKFVSSLVILLGYSLIIVPTGFVSAEIIETKRRKVLTRSCPSCLTEGHDADAKYCKYCGDAL; encoded by the coding sequence ATGCCGAAAAAAGACATCGATAAACCGCCCGTGCTTTCGCCAGCGCGTGAGAAATTGCACCAGATCATTTTCGGCGCGGATACGTTTTGGGGGCTGGTGTTCGACGTGGTTTTGTTGATCGCGATCGTGGCCAGCATCATCGTCGCCTGTCTACAAACGGTAAAAAACATCGGCTGGAGCGGTGACGATCACGGGCCGGGGCCGTTTTATTGGCCTCTGTTCTACGCCAGCTGGGGTTTCACCGTTCTGTTCACGATCGAGTACGCGATGCGACTGTACTGTGTGCGACGCCCGATTCGATATATTCGCAGCTCCTGGGGCATCATTGATTTGTTGTCTTTCCTTCCTGACTACATTTTGCTGTATCTCAACGCCAGCGATTTCGGTCGTGCGTTCAGTGCAATTCGTTCTCTGCGTTTGCTGCGAGTGTTCAGAATCTTTCAGCTTGGTTGGTTTCAGGAAGAAGCCGACGAACTTGGTTCCGCGATTTGGCGCTCGCGCGGAAAGATCATTGTGTTTCTGGCGACCGTGATGGTGATCGTGACCGTGGCGGGAACGGTGATGTACGAAGTCGAGTACGCATGGAAGAAGGAAAAGAGCGAGTTTACTTCGATCCCGGAAGCGATCTATTGGGCGATCGTGACGATGACGACCGTGGGCTATGGAGATATCGTTCCCAAGTCCGTCGCGGGAAAGTTTGTGTCTTCGCTTGTGATCCTGCTTGGCTACAGCTTGATCATTGTGCCGACGGGTTTTGTTTCCGCGGAGATCATTGAAACGAAACGCCGAAAAGTGCTGACTCGTTCCTGCCCCAGCTGCCTGACCGAAGGCCACGACGCGGATGCGAAGTACTGCAAGTACTGCGGCGACGCGTTGTAG
- a CDS encoding polyprenol monophosphomannose synthase, with protein sequence MSSPSTSPRLLIIIATYNELENLPELVQQLETLLPTADLLVIDDGSPDGTGEWCDERKATDPRLSVIHRPGKMGLGSATVAGFEYGLANDPPYDLLATMDADFSHDPKSLVELVQFLESDIQQDFGGVIGSRYVPGGGIENWPWMRHVSSRGVNFVAKFLLGLKTKDNSGAFRVYRASTLNSIDPGKIESSSFAYLEEILWRIRKQKIAMKELPITFRDRELGASKTSLKLGVSVFWHLLKIRMGLVK encoded by the coding sequence TTGTCGTCCCCGTCAACTTCTCCCCGGCTGCTGATCATCATAGCCACCTACAACGAGCTCGAAAATCTTCCGGAGCTGGTGCAGCAACTGGAAACGCTGCTGCCGACCGCTGATTTGCTGGTCATCGACGACGGCTCGCCTGACGGCACCGGAGAGTGGTGCGACGAACGAAAGGCCACTGATCCGCGGCTGAGCGTAATTCACCGTCCCGGGAAAATGGGTTTGGGGTCGGCAACTGTTGCCGGATTCGAATACGGTCTGGCGAACGATCCGCCCTACGACTTGCTCGCAACCATGGACGCGGATTTCAGCCACGACCCAAAGTCACTGGTTGAGCTGGTGCAGTTTTTGGAAAGCGATATTCAGCAGGACTTTGGTGGCGTGATCGGCAGCCGCTACGTTCCTGGCGGAGGCATCGAAAACTGGCCGTGGATGCGCCACGTGAGTTCGCGAGGCGTCAACTTTGTCGCCAAATTTTTGCTGGGGTTGAAGACGAAAGACAACAGCGGTGCGTTTCGAGTTTATCGCGCTTCGACGTTGAACTCGATCGATCCTGGCAAAATCGAAAGCTCAAGCTTTGCCTATCTGGAGGAAATTCTGTGGCGAATTCGAAAGCAGAAGATTGCGATGAAAGAGCTGCCGATCACATTTCGCGACCGCGAGCTCGGTGCTTCGAAGACAAGTTTAAAGTTGGGAGTCAGCGTGTTCTGGCATCTGCTGAAAATTCGTATGGGCTTGGTGAAGTAG
- a CDS encoding SH3 domain-containing protein — protein MRNLILVAFAAAMFFVCSANANGQEYSLLYTAIVKNDDASVHSGPGKSHYATHRLNRDELVQVYRRDPGGWCLIRPPERSFSLIPRSAVKLLSDEVGEIKIDGVDAWVGTKLGPVENPMSQKSLKKGDRVAIVGEVSWPNPAGKPNVWLQIEPPSGEYRWIHVSNLQLPPEKDTRTESPSTKRELHDDESLDSEPSQQRSSPRSLSRASQNQDATENSPTERDYSEPPSFSKSKSDLRTSFAKGASSSQARTRNSKRKIATKEIGSGWKSATRPIPEVDPVPPQFSANFASPNRNPNDIRVSDPDSGFVEQATFVQEAAADSRFEPWDGRPVSALSQPARAPDRFASRDSMDRQVRSYVRDQSQSNLATNRTRDDGFEKLRENSTLIEIEDRLSKEMVKEPGSWNLADLKFATERAKARSVDPVERLAFQHVMDKIERCDQLRKHYQQASPYPAASSSIGSARSGTSTAGTPYDAVGWLKRLANSSGRVDPTYVLQDSLGNVTHEVVGIAGMNLGQYVDKQVGVIGRRGFNRRLKLNHVTAERIVVR, from the coding sequence ATGCGCAATCTTATACTCGTTGCCTTCGCCGCCGCGATGTTTTTTGTCTGTTCTGCTAACGCAAACGGTCAGGAATATTCGCTGCTGTACACAGCCATCGTCAAAAACGATGACGCATCGGTACACAGCGGTCCCGGCAAGTCGCATTATGCAACCCATCGGCTCAATCGCGATGAGCTTGTGCAAGTCTACCGTCGGGACCCCGGAGGCTGGTGTCTGATCCGGCCGCCCGAGCGAAGTTTCAGTTTGATTCCACGATCGGCAGTGAAGCTGCTTTCTGACGAAGTTGGAGAAATCAAAATCGATGGCGTTGACGCATGGGTCGGAACCAAACTTGGCCCTGTCGAAAATCCCATGTCGCAGAAGAGCCTGAAGAAAGGCGACCGGGTCGCTATCGTCGGCGAAGTCAGTTGGCCAAACCCGGCCGGAAAGCCAAATGTTTGGCTGCAGATTGAGCCGCCATCCGGTGAGTACCGTTGGATTCATGTTTCGAACCTGCAGCTTCCGCCCGAGAAAGACACACGAACGGAATCGCCGTCAACAAAGCGCGAGCTGCACGATGACGAATCGCTCGATAGCGAACCGAGCCAGCAACGCTCTTCACCACGCAGCCTTTCACGAGCAAGCCAGAACCAAGACGCCACCGAGAACTCGCCAACCGAACGGGATTACAGCGAACCGCCATCGTTTAGCAAATCGAAATCAGACCTGCGAACTTCGTTTGCCAAAGGGGCAAGCAGCTCTCAAGCCAGAACTCGAAACTCCAAACGAAAGATCGCCACCAAGGAAATTGGTTCCGGTTGGAAATCTGCGACTCGCCCGATCCCCGAAGTCGATCCAGTACCGCCACAGTTCAGCGCCAACTTCGCCAGCCCGAACAGAAACCCCAACGACATAAGAGTCAGCGATCCGGATTCGGGATTTGTCGAACAAGCGACTTTCGTCCAGGAAGCTGCCGCCGATTCCCGGTTCGAACCATGGGATGGCCGCCCTGTTTCTGCTCTAAGCCAGCCAGCACGGGCGCCGGACAGATTCGCTTCGCGAGATTCGATGGATCGACAAGTCAGGTCATATGTTCGAGACCAGAGCCAATCGAACCTCGCCACGAACCGCACTCGCGACGACGGGTTTGAGAAGCTCCGCGAAAACTCGACGTTGATTGAGATCGAAGATCGGTTGTCGAAAGAGATGGTCAAGGAGCCTGGTAGCTGGAATTTGGCCGACCTGAAATTCGCAACCGAGCGAGCCAAAGCCAGAAGCGTCGATCCCGTTGAACGTTTGGCGTTCCAGCACGTGATGGACAAAATCGAACGCTGTGATCAGCTTCGCAAGCACTACCAGCAAGCGTCTCCCTATCCTGCAGCGTCATCCAGCATCGGTTCGGCCAGGTCAGGCACCTCGACAGCCGGAACGCCCTACGACGCGGTTGGATGGCTCAAACGATTGGCAAACAGCAGCGGGCGGGTCGATCCAACCTATGTTCTGCAGGATTCGCTAGGCAATGTGACTCACGAAGTTGTCGGAATAGCGGGCATGAACCTTGGTCAATACGTTGACAAGCAGGTCGGCGTGATCGGACGTCGAGGTTTCAACCGAAGGCTGAAACTGAACCATGTCACCGCTGAGCGAATTGTCGTTCGATAG